In Fictibacillus halophilus, a single genomic region encodes these proteins:
- a CDS encoding sugar ABC transporter substrate-binding protein produces the protein MRKAGLIILIFICIFLSYLTFITAQKAFRSDWKLPAEASQKENRFRIVLITQELDTPFWDKVGKGAEQQAQKSGASLEVWGSYGKNQDDFLKKLEIAIQSKVDGIIVQGLDTDRFKELTKVKAAFYGIPIITVGNDVPKAESLRKTYVGSNQHLAGIMIAKLMLSDMGQEGQVILLGDSQKEYYQEQRLSGIKEVFQSFPNVKTIYAETPEAREEVIAKTRDLLNQYPEANGFIAVNANIAGAMIQEIGRRGQVEPYFIYSFDDGSESMTLLNQKKLDGVIEQSPAMMGRKSVDVMMQWLNNETVPLNADGYLSEIRMIKAMDER, from the coding sequence TTGCGCAAAGCTGGATTAATCATTCTGATTTTTATATGTATCTTCCTAAGTTATTTAACGTTTATTACAGCTCAAAAAGCGTTTCGATCTGATTGGAAACTGCCTGCTGAAGCTTCTCAGAAAGAAAATCGTTTTCGTATTGTTCTTATCACGCAAGAATTAGATACACCTTTTTGGGATAAGGTTGGAAAAGGTGCGGAACAACAAGCTCAAAAAAGCGGTGCAAGTCTTGAGGTATGGGGAAGTTACGGCAAGAACCAGGATGATTTTTTGAAGAAGCTCGAGATTGCTATTCAATCAAAAGTGGACGGCATTATTGTACAAGGTCTCGATACTGATCGTTTTAAAGAATTGACGAAAGTGAAAGCGGCTTTTTATGGCATTCCTATTATTACGGTTGGAAATGACGTGCCTAAAGCAGAGAGCCTCCGAAAAACATATGTTGGTTCGAATCAGCACTTAGCTGGAATAATGATTGCCAAACTCATGCTGTCAGACATGGGACAAGAAGGGCAAGTTATTTTATTAGGTGATAGTCAAAAAGAGTATTATCAAGAACAACGGCTTTCAGGCATTAAAGAGGTGTTTCAAAGCTTTCCGAACGTAAAAACGATTTATGCAGAAACACCTGAAGCGAGAGAGGAAGTTATCGCTAAAACAAGAGACCTTTTAAATCAGTATCCCGAGGCGAATGGGTTTATTGCAGTGAACGCTAATATTGCAGGAGCTATGATTCAGGAGATTGGTAGACGCGGGCAGGTAGAGCCCTATTTTATTTATTCTTTTGATGATGGCTCAGAATCGATGACATTGCTTAACCAAAAAAAGTTGGATGGTGTGATTGAGCAATCACCTGCGATGATGGGAAGAAAAAGTGTAGATGTTATGATGCAATGGCTTAATAACGAAACCGTTCCTCTTAATGCGGATGGTTATTTAAGTGAAATTCGAATGATAAAGGCGATGGACGAGAGATGA
- a CDS encoding sugar ABC transporter permease: MEFINEARTLVKENIRDYGMYIALFVIMLTFSIMTDGLFMSSRNISNLLDSTGYIAVLAVGMTLVIVIRHIDLSVGFAAGFLGAIAAILLTKMGLPVYVTIPVILVLGIVIGLFNGLLIAKYAIPSFVATLAGMLIFRGALLQVTEKTGTIIIKDDAFNAIGNGFIPSLMIVNGLHLLSLILGLLSILFYIYSEISTRRNKIKYQFDVVSKGIFTIKLVFVSAIIAYVTWILAGYNGFSWTVVIMLLVVVAYHFLTTKTVLGRHIYAVGSNPEAAHLSGINVNKITYMVFGSMGMLAALSGILFTSRLQSATTTAGTLFELDAIAAAYVGGVSSAGGVGKVTGAIIGAIVMASLSSGMNLLGVGVSMQYMIRGGVLVAAVLFDVMTRKKRG, encoded by the coding sequence ATGGAATTTATCAATGAAGCAAGAACGTTAGTGAAAGAGAATATCCGTGATTATGGGATGTATATCGCTCTGTTTGTGATTATGCTTACCTTCTCCATCATGACGGATGGGCTGTTCATGTCATCTCGAAATATTAGTAATCTATTAGATTCTACGGGTTATATCGCTGTACTGGCAGTCGGAATGACACTCGTCATCGTTATTCGTCATATTGATCTATCTGTCGGGTTTGCCGCAGGATTTCTTGGTGCAATCGCGGCCATACTTTTAACAAAGATGGGCTTGCCTGTTTATGTGACGATTCCGGTGATCCTTGTGCTTGGAATCGTTATTGGCTTATTTAACGGTTTGTTAATCGCCAAATACGCCATCCCTTCGTTCGTAGCTACGCTTGCAGGGATGTTGATCTTCCGTGGTGCGCTATTGCAAGTAACGGAGAAAACAGGAACAATTATTATCAAAGACGATGCGTTCAACGCGATCGGCAACGGATTTATTCCTTCTCTTATGATCGTAAATGGTTTGCATCTTTTATCTCTAATCCTAGGTTTACTATCCATCTTATTTTACATTTATAGCGAGATCTCTACGCGCCGCAACAAGATTAAGTATCAGTTCGATGTTGTATCAAAAGGGATCTTCACAATAAAACTTGTTTTTGTTTCAGCGATCATTGCCTATGTAACTTGGATTCTAGCAGGTTATAACGGCTTTTCTTGGACGGTTGTGATCATGCTTCTTGTCGTTGTAGCGTATCATTTCTTAACGACGAAAACGGTGCTTGGCCGTCACATTTACGCGGTCGGAAGTAACCCAGAAGCTGCACACTTAAGTGGAATCAATGTAAATAAGATTACGTACATGGTGTTTGGTTCTATGGGAATGCTTGCTGCTCTATCAGGAATTCTTTTTACTTCACGTCTTCAATCGGCTACGACAACAGCGGGAACACTTTTTGAGCTTGATGCCATCGCTGCAGCCTATGTGGGCGGTGTGTCCTCAGCTGGGGGAGTTGGAAAAGTAACGGGCGCCATCATCGGTGCCATTGTTATGGCTTCTTTATCAAGCGGGATGAACCTTCTTGGCGTTGGGGTTTCCATGCAGTACATGATTAGAGGTGGCGTGTTAGTCGCAGCTGTACTCTTTGATGTGATGACACGTAAAAAGAGAGGATAG
- a CDS encoding sugar ABC transporter ATP-binding protein, whose product MSGYILEMNEISKSFTGVKALSNVNFKVRKGEIHCLIGENGAGKSTLMKVLSGVYPYGTYEGDIVFEGSVQQFNKISDSVQTGIVIIYQELALFPDLTVYENIFVGNEVKRGNLVDWNQTIAEAKKMLKRVGLDVNPETLVKDLSVGKQQLVEIAKALSKDVKLLILDEPTAALNEDDSENLLKLLGELKKQGITSIMISHKLKEVISIADQATVLRDGKTICTLDGYNGEISENMIIKNMVGRDIDDIYPKRPDKKIGETILELNDWYAYSTELARHVLKDIDFHVKKGEIVGIAGLMGSGRTELALSVFGNPKNYKLEGQLKVLGVEKTFKHTSDAIKSGIAYVTEDRKGDGLFLIQDIKNNITAANLNAVADKGVINENEEVKRATEYKRSMYIKASSLEQTVGNLSGGNQQKVSLGKWLFVGPKLLILDEPTRGIDVGAKFEIYTIMNQLISEGMSIIMISSELGEVLGMSDRIYVMAEGRMKGELPIEEANQENIMQLATQ is encoded by the coding sequence ATGAGCGGATATATTTTGGAGATGAACGAGATCTCCAAATCGTTTACCGGAGTGAAAGCGCTCAGCAATGTAAATTTTAAAGTAAGAAAAGGCGAGATACACTGCTTGATCGGAGAAAACGGAGCAGGAAAATCGACGCTTATGAAAGTACTCAGTGGTGTTTATCCTTATGGAACGTATGAAGGAGACATCGTGTTTGAAGGAAGTGTTCAGCAGTTCAATAAGATTAGTGACAGTGTTCAAACCGGTATCGTTATCATCTATCAGGAGCTAGCTTTATTTCCGGATCTCACGGTTTATGAAAACATTTTTGTTGGTAACGAGGTCAAACGTGGAAACTTGGTGGACTGGAATCAGACGATTGCCGAAGCAAAGAAAATGCTGAAGCGGGTGGGGCTTGACGTGAATCCAGAAACACTCGTAAAGGACTTGAGTGTAGGAAAGCAGCAGTTGGTGGAAATCGCTAAAGCGTTAAGTAAGGACGTTAAGTTGCTTATTTTAGATGAACCGACTGCCGCGCTAAATGAGGATGACAGTGAGAATTTGTTAAAACTTCTAGGTGAGTTAAAGAAACAGGGCATCACAAGTATCATGATTTCACACAAGCTAAAAGAAGTCATCTCTATTGCCGACCAAGCGACGGTGCTGCGTGATGGCAAAACAATCTGTACGCTCGATGGTTACAACGGAGAAATTTCAGAGAACATGATCATCAAGAATATGGTCGGCCGCGATATTGATGATATTTATCCAAAGAGACCCGATAAGAAAATCGGTGAAACGATACTTGAGCTTAATGATTGGTATGCGTATAGTACTGAGCTTGCTAGACATGTTTTGAAGGATATCGATTTTCATGTAAAAAAAGGAGAGATCGTCGGGATCGCTGGACTAATGGGATCTGGACGGACCGAGCTTGCACTGAGTGTGTTTGGTAATCCGAAAAATTACAAATTAGAAGGTCAGCTTAAAGTCTTAGGAGTGGAAAAGACGTTCAAACATACGAGTGATGCGATTAAGTCAGGCATCGCTTACGTAACAGAAGACCGAAAAGGTGACGGACTGTTCCTCATTCAAGATATTAAGAACAACATAACGGCTGCCAATCTTAACGCTGTCGCTGATAAGGGAGTCATCAACGAGAATGAAGAGGTAAAAAGAGCAACGGAATATAAACGCTCGATGTATATTAAAGCTTCCTCACTAGAGCAAACGGTCGGTAACTTGAGTGGAGGAAACCAGCAGAAGGTATCGCTCGGAAAGTGGCTGTTCGTTGGTCCGAAGCTATTAATTCTGGATGAACCAACACGAGGTATCGATGTAGGTGCTAAGTTTGAGATCTATACGATTATGAACCAATTAATCAGCGAAGGCATGAGTATCATCATGATTTCCTCTGAACTTGGTGAAGTACTTGGAATGAGTGATCGTATCTATGTTATGGCCGAAGGAAGAATGAAGGGTGAGCTGCCGATTGAAGAAGCCAATCAAGAAAACATCATGCAGCTTGCAACGCAATAG
- a CDS encoding sugar ABC transporter substrate-binding protein: protein MMKKSKLLSLMLAVVMLMLVAAGCSDSNSEVSVGIVLPTKDEPRWVQDEQRFKDALKGTDYTTEILFSQGSSAKEKENVETLINKGIDVLIICPQDGDAAAAAVEAAKKDDITVIAYDRLITNTDAVDYYVTFDSLAVGAAQGQYLIDNAKGSNTPLYLYAGAASDNNAFLFFEGAWKVLQPKIADGTFKIANSSEAEALKDKAELSRDELSKIIGQVTTNWDANEAKNKAQTHLTAAKADLKGDVAILAPNDGTARSIADVFGSDSAVSSYLVTGQDAEKASIQYVIDGKQSMTVFKDVRTLVKDAMGMAVEILDEKKPETTGSYDNGNVEVKAKQTNVIVVNKDNVKKELIDSDYYKADDFTGLE from the coding sequence ATGATGAAGAAAAGTAAATTACTATCACTGATGCTTGCTGTTGTCATGCTTATGCTTGTTGCAGCTGGTTGCAGTGACAGCAATAGCGAGGTAAGCGTGGGGATCGTCTTACCTACAAAAGATGAGCCAAGATGGGTGCAGGACGAGCAAAGATTTAAGGACGCTTTAAAAGGAACGGATTACACGACAGAGATTCTGTTCAGCCAAGGATCTTCTGCAAAGGAAAAAGAAAACGTTGAAACATTAATCAACAAAGGAATCGACGTACTTATTATCTGTCCGCAAGATGGAGATGCAGCAGCTGCGGCAGTTGAAGCAGCGAAAAAGGATGACATTACGGTTATCGCGTATGACCGTTTGATCACAAATACTGACGCGGTTGATTATTATGTAACGTTTGACAGCTTAGCAGTAGGTGCTGCACAAGGTCAATACTTGATCGACAACGCAAAAGGATCTAACACACCGCTTTACCTATATGCTGGAGCGGCTTCTGATAATAATGCTTTCTTATTCTTTGAAGGAGCTTGGAAAGTGCTTCAACCTAAGATTGCTGATGGTACATTTAAGATCGCTAACTCTAGTGAAGCTGAAGCTTTAAAAGATAAAGCAGAACTTTCTCGCGATGAGCTGAGCAAGATCATCGGCCAAGTAACAACGAACTGGGATGCAAACGAAGCGAAGAACAAAGCGCAAACACATTTGACGGCTGCTAAAGCAGACTTAAAAGGTGATGTTGCGATTCTCGCTCCAAACGATGGAACAGCTCGTTCGATCGCAGACGTTTTTGGATCAGACAGCGCGGTTTCTAGCTACCTCGTAACAGGTCAGGATGCAGAAAAAGCTTCTATTCAATATGTCATTGATGGCAAGCAATCGATGACTGTCTTTAAGGATGTTCGTACACTTGTTAAGGATGCAATGGGAATGGCAGTTGAGATCCTTGATGAGAAGAAGCCAGAAACAACGGGTTCTTATGACAATGGAAACGTTGAAGTAAAAGCAAAACAAACGAATGTAATCGTTGTGAACAAAGACAACGTGAAGAAAGAACTTATCGATTCTGATTATTATAAAGCCGACGATTTTACAGGGCTTGAATAA
- a CDS encoding VOC family protein has product MGRLVHFEIHVDDMERAMKFYGEVFGWSFQDWSEYAGMPYYGAVTGDEKEMGINGALMQRQSPTPEPNQTLNGYACTMGVESYDETEAKILEQGGKVAMPKYALPGMAWQGYYIDTEGNIFGIHQPDENAK; this is encoded by the coding sequence ATGGGCAGATTAGTGCATTTTGAGATTCATGTGGATGATATGGAACGAGCGATGAAGTTTTATGGTGAGGTGTTCGGCTGGTCGTTCCAAGATTGGAGTGAATACGCCGGAATGCCTTATTACGGTGCAGTGACTGGAGACGAAAAAGAAATGGGAATCAACGGGGCACTCATGCAACGTCAAAGCCCTACGCCTGAACCGAATCAAACATTAAACGGATATGCTTGTACGATGGGTGTTGAAAGCTATGATGAAACAGAAGCAAAGATTTTGGAGCAAGGCGGAAAAGTAGCGATGCCGAAGTACGCGCTCCCAGGAATGGCTTGGCAAGGATACTACATCGATACAGAAGGCAATATTTTCGGCATTCATCAGCCGGATGAGAATGCGAAATAA
- the sstT gene encoding serine/threonine transporter SstT translates to MRRIMKKWNQLSLVKQIFIGLIVGIILALAIPQAAKPVVIFGTLFVGALKAIAPVLVLFLVMSAIAQHKAGHQTNMKAIISLYLLGTFLAGLIAVVASFIFPVGLTLGKGAEDVTPPGGVVEVLKTLLMNVVDNPFNALVNANYIGILAWAVLLGLALRSAQETTKTMISNVSDAVAKLVTWVIKFAPLGIMGLVVESITSNGIDSLLSYGKLLGLLIGCMVFVALVVNPLIVFTAIRQNPYPLVFKCLKESGITAFFTRSSASNIPVNMKLCEKLGLDKDNYSVSIPLGATINMAGAAVTISVLTLAAVHTLNIQVDLGTAILLSVLSAVCACGASGVAGGSLLLIPLACSLFGIPGDVAMQVVGVGFIIGVLQDSFETALNSSTDVLFTAAAEYKEWRKEGKEINIQKAA, encoded by the coding sequence ATGAGACGTATAATGAAAAAGTGGAATCAGCTAAGTCTTGTTAAACAGATCTTTATCGGATTAATTGTAGGTATTATCTTAGCTTTAGCGATTCCGCAAGCAGCAAAACCTGTTGTTATTTTTGGAACGTTATTTGTAGGTGCACTAAAAGCAATCGCACCTGTTTTAGTATTATTCTTAGTTATGTCAGCGATCGCCCAGCATAAAGCGGGCCATCAGACAAACATGAAAGCTATTATTTCTCTATATCTTTTAGGAACTTTTCTAGCAGGGTTGATTGCGGTTGTTGCTAGCTTTATCTTCCCGGTCGGTCTGACCCTTGGTAAGGGAGCTGAAGATGTTACCCCTCCAGGTGGTGTCGTCGAAGTACTCAAAACATTATTGATGAACGTTGTTGATAATCCATTTAACGCTTTAGTTAACGCGAACTATATTGGTATCTTGGCATGGGCAGTACTTTTAGGTCTTGCTTTAAGAAGTGCGCAGGAAACAACAAAAACGATGATCTCAAACGTTTCAGATGCTGTAGCTAAACTAGTGACGTGGGTCATCAAATTTGCACCGCTAGGAATCATGGGGCTAGTCGTTGAATCGATAACGTCGAACGGTATCGATTCATTATTAAGTTATGGTAAGTTGTTAGGACTATTAATTGGTTGTATGGTATTTGTTGCGTTGGTTGTGAATCCACTTATTGTGTTTACAGCAATCCGCCAAAATCCGTACCCACTTGTTTTCAAATGCTTGAAAGAAAGTGGAATTACAGCATTCTTCACACGTAGCTCCGCTTCTAACATTCCTGTAAACATGAAGTTATGTGAGAAGCTTGGTTTGGACAAGGATAATTATTCAGTATCCATCCCATTAGGTGCGACGATCAATATGGCAGGGGCTGCGGTTACGATCTCTGTTTTGACACTTGCTGCCGTTCATACGCTTAACATCCAAGTCGATCTTGGAACAGCAATTCTACTAAGTGTTCTATCCGCTGTATGTGCGTGTGGTGCTTCAGGAGTTGCAGGAGGATCCTTGTTGTTGATTCCTCTGGCGTGTAGTCTTTTTGGAATTCCAGGTGATGTGGCGATGCAAGTAGTTGGAGTTGGCTTTATCATAGGCGTTTTACAAGATTCTTTCGAAACAGCATTGAATTCTTCAACAGATGTACTGTTTACAGCTGCAGCTGAGTACAAAGAATGGCGTAAAGAAGGTAAAGAAATCAATATTCAAAAAGCTGCTTAA
- a CDS encoding M4 family metallopeptidase — protein sequence MKKKLIGPVILSSALLLSSIPVNVLAQPIDSREVSRVQVAKEWNDKASVPFFVKERSSKKFPASSSSNAIEYMKQNQDKTGIKSPEKNLKVKSVNKDELGMTHVRFTQAVNGVPVEGSEVVAHFNKNHEIVSVNGRTNQTIVDQLVDTKAAISKQDALQAALSSVKAPQELTYEPTSELVIYPFENKNHTAYKINVNFMGEEPGNWFVFVDAKTGNVIDRYNGLMHADEHKTQTGSGLGVNGEHRKLHITRVKEPQSGTRFALADYSHESLEGIFTYDATSDWDSSNDKIYTGNSASFTSDYDRAAVDAHYNSEKVYEYYLNEHGRNSLDGEGMAINSYVHMGVDYNNAFWNGRYMAYGDGDGEFFIPLSAGLDVAAHEMTHGVITHTANLAYRNQSGALNESFADVFGALVDDSDWEMGEDIMAPAAKADGVTRLRSLSDPNSVVVSNPQRAAYGSGVYPAHMDEYYNMPLNVDNGGVHVNSSITNHAAYLIGEELGREKLGKIYYRALSVYLTSNSNFSEARQAIVQATTDLYGSGSEEVTAVNAGFDAVGIH from the coding sequence GTGAAGAAAAAGCTTATAGGACCTGTTATTCTGTCATCTGCATTGCTATTAAGTTCCATTCCGGTTAATGTACTTGCACAACCTATTGATTCAAGAGAGGTCAGCCGTGTTCAAGTGGCTAAAGAATGGAACGATAAAGCCAGTGTACCTTTTTTTGTGAAAGAACGTTCTTCAAAAAAGTTCCCTGCTAGCAGTTCTTCTAATGCAATAGAATATATGAAGCAAAATCAAGATAAAACAGGTATTAAAAGTCCTGAAAAAAATTTAAAAGTAAAAAGTGTGAATAAAGATGAACTTGGAATGACTCACGTACGGTTTACACAAGCAGTCAACGGCGTTCCTGTAGAAGGTTCTGAAGTCGTTGCTCATTTTAATAAAAATCATGAGATCGTTTCTGTGAATGGAAGAACGAATCAAACGATTGTCGATCAACTCGTAGACACAAAAGCTGCCATCAGTAAACAAGATGCGCTACAAGCTGCTTTATCATCGGTTAAAGCCCCTCAAGAGCTAACGTATGAACCAACATCTGAGCTCGTTATCTATCCGTTTGAAAATAAGAATCACACCGCTTATAAAATAAACGTTAACTTTATGGGTGAAGAACCTGGAAACTGGTTTGTATTTGTAGATGCTAAGACAGGGAATGTCATCGATCGATATAATGGGCTCATGCATGCTGATGAACATAAAACGCAAACAGGCTCTGGCCTTGGGGTTAATGGTGAACATAGAAAATTACATATTACACGAGTGAAAGAACCGCAATCTGGAACAAGATTTGCATTAGCGGATTACTCACACGAGAGTCTTGAAGGAATTTTTACGTATGATGCAACAAGTGATTGGGACTCTAGTAATGATAAGATTTATACGGGAAATTCTGCTTCCTTTACGAGTGACTATGACCGGGCGGCTGTTGATGCACACTATAATTCTGAAAAGGTTTATGAGTATTATTTGAATGAGCATGGTCGTAATTCTTTGGATGGAGAAGGTATGGCGATCAATTCCTATGTACACATGGGAGTCGATTACAATAATGCATTCTGGAATGGACGTTATATGGCCTATGGAGATGGTGACGGTGAATTCTTCATTCCATTATCAGCAGGTCTAGATGTTGCGGCCCACGAAATGACACATGGTGTGATTACGCATACCGCGAATCTAGCTTACCGTAATCAATCTGGAGCACTTAATGAATCGTTCGCTGACGTTTTTGGTGCGCTTGTTGATGATAGTGATTGGGAGATGGGTGAGGACATTATGGCACCGGCTGCAAAAGCAGATGGTGTAACGAGATTGCGTAGCTTAAGCGACCCGAACAGTGTTGTGGTCAGCAACCCACAAAGAGCAGCATACGGCAGTGGCGTCTATCCAGCACATATGGATGAATATTATAACATGCCGCTGAATGTAGATAATGGCGGGGTGCATGTTAACTCTTCTATTACGAATCACGCTGCCTATCTGATTGGTGAGGAGCTTGGTAGAGAAAAATTAGGTAAAATATATTACCGTGCTCTTTCGGTCTACTTAACATCAAATTCTAATTTCAGTGAAGCTCGTCAAGCCATCGTACAAGCTACAACCGATCTTTATGGGTCGGGAAGTGAAGAAGTAACGGCAGTTAACGCAGGCTTTGATGCGGTTGGTATTCATTGA
- a CDS encoding Type 1 glutamine amidotransferase-like domain-containing protein: MKLLLTSGGVNNKSIHEALVDMLDKQIAECNALCIPTAMYGHPWVGPGVKAWEFISGKEQNPMVNLGWKSVGVLELTALPSLDKERWVPLVKETDVLLVSGGDALYLCHWMQQSGLAELLPTLRAVYVGMSAGSMVMAPHIGEAFVGWTPPSGGDQALGLVDFSIFPHVDHEMLPENTMAAAEQWAAEIQGKAYAIDDDTAIKVIDGKAEVISEGHWKLLSKVSS, encoded by the coding sequence ATGAAATTACTGCTCACATCGGGTGGCGTGAATAACAAAAGTATACATGAGGCGCTCGTTGATATGTTGGACAAGCAGATTGCTGAATGCAATGCCCTATGTATACCTACCGCAATGTACGGACATCCCTGGGTAGGACCAGGTGTGAAAGCTTGGGAATTTATCAGCGGAAAAGAACAGAATCCTATGGTTAACCTAGGTTGGAAATCTGTTGGTGTGCTGGAGCTTACAGCGCTACCAAGCCTAGATAAAGAACGTTGGGTACCCCTCGTAAAAGAGACCGACGTCTTATTGGTTTCGGGCGGAGACGCTCTCTACCTTTGCCATTGGATGCAGCAGTCCGGGCTCGCCGAACTCTTACCGACTCTTCGTGCCGTTTATGTGGGTATGAGTGCAGGAAGTATGGTGATGGCGCCTCATATTGGAGAAGCGTTCGTTGGCTGGACTCCACCGAGCGGTGGGGATCAAGCACTTGGATTAGTCGATTTTTCAATCTTTCCACATGTTGATCACGAGATGCTACCGGAAAACACCATGGCAGCTGCAGAACAATGGGCTGCTGAAATCCAGGGGAAAGCATACGCTATTGATGATGACACTGCCATTAAAGTAATCGATGGAAAGGCTGAAGTGATTTCTGAAGGACATTGGAAACTTTTAAGTAAAGTTAGTTCTTAA
- a CDS encoding tRNA dihydrouridine synthase translates to MIDNFWRDLPRPFFVLAPMEDVTDVVFRHVVSKAGRPDVFFTEFTNSDSYCHPEGLKSVRGRLTFTEDEQPMVAHIWGDNPEYFRQMSIGMKEMGFKGIDINMGCPVPNVAQRGKGSGLILRPDVAADLIQAAKAGGLPVSVKTRLGFKEIDEWEAWLTHILEQDIANLSIHLRTREEMSLVDAHWELIPEIKKLRDRIAPDTLLTINGDIPDRQVGLELAEKYGIDGVMIGRGIFKNPFAFEKEPREHSSKEYLDLLRLQLDLQDQYAEEVPRSITGLHRFFKIYVKGFPGAAELRNQLMNTKSTDEVRALLDNLEL, encoded by the coding sequence ATGATAGATAATTTTTGGCGTGATCTACCGCGTCCATTTTTTGTACTTGCTCCGATGGAGGATGTAACAGATGTTGTTTTTCGTCATGTCGTAAGTAAAGCTGGGCGACCAGATGTGTTTTTTACGGAGTTTACCAACTCGGATAGCTATTGTCATCCAGAAGGATTAAAAAGTGTTCGCGGTCGTTTGACGTTTACAGAAGATGAACAGCCGATGGTGGCACATATATGGGGAGATAACCCTGAATATTTTCGTCAAATGAGTATTGGCATGAAAGAGATGGGCTTTAAAGGAATCGACATTAACATGGGCTGCCCTGTACCGAATGTTGCACAAAGAGGAAAAGGAAGCGGCCTTATTCTACGCCCAGATGTAGCGGCGGATTTGATTCAGGCGGCTAAAGCGGGCGGACTGCCTGTTAGCGTGAAAACACGACTTGGTTTTAAAGAGATTGATGAATGGGAAGCTTGGCTTACGCATATTTTAGAGCAGGATATTGCGAACCTTTCTATTCATTTACGCACAAGAGAGGAAATGAGTCTTGTAGATGCCCATTGGGAGCTTATTCCTGAAATTAAAAAACTTCGTGACAGAATCGCACCAGATACGCTGTTAACGATCAATGGAGACATTCCGGACCGTCAAGTCGGGCTGGAACTTGCAGAAAAGTACGGTATCGATGGTGTCATGATCGGGCGTGGAATCTTTAAGAATCCTTTTGCTTTTGAAAAAGAGCCAAGAGAGCACAGCAGCAAGGAATATCTGGATCTATTACGACTGCAGCTCGACCTACAAGATCAATACGCAGAAGAAGTGCCGCGCTCCATCACAGGACTTCACCGCTTTTTCAAAATCTATGTAAAAGGATTCCCTGGAGCGGCCGAATTGCGAAATCAGTTGATGAATACAAAATCAACGGATGAAGTGAGAGCGTTGCTAGATAACTTAGAATTGTAA